Proteins from a genomic interval of Drosophila melanogaster chromosome 2R:
- the CG13218 gene encoding uncharacterized protein, producing the protein MRCDLQVHFLLLLAIGAWRTEAHSLGGGGIGAVGGVAAIGGVGGIGGVQQVPVVQQVPVVQQVPVVQQVPLIQQQPQALGLAGGGGFIGGGIGGGAGFGRYKESYRVRARGFGGGYRARYDKKFGGGFAGLGAAGGAGLAGGGLLG; encoded by the coding sequence ATGAGGTGCGATCTTCAAGtgcattttttgttattacTGGCAATTGGCGCTTGGCGGACTGAAGCCCATTCCCTGGGAGGAGGTGGAATCGGAGCGGTTGGAGGAGTGGCAGCCATTGGCGGAGTTGGTGGCATCGGAGGAGTCCAGCAGGTTCCCGTTGTGCAACAAGTGCCCGTTGTCCAACAGGTTCCCGTCGTGCAACAGGTGCCCCTCATCCAACAGCAGCCGCAAGCTCTTGGCCTAGCAGGTGGAGGTGGATTCATTGGTGGCGGAATCGGAGGTGGTGCCGGTTTTGGACGCTACAAGGAAAGCTATCGCGTGCGAGCGAGGGGATTCGGTGGTGGATACCGCGCCCGGTACGACAAAAAATTTGGAGGAGGATTCGCCGGACTTGGTGCTGCTGGAGGAGCGGGCTTAGCTGGTGGCGGTCTGCTGGGATAA